Within the Paenibacillus sp. AN1007 genome, the region CCGTCACCGAGAAAGTTAAACGAAAGCACAAGCAGAATAATTGCAAGTCCCGGGTAAATCGCCATATACGAATGGGTCTCCAGGTAGGTGCTGCCCAGCTTCAGAATGTTACCCCATTCCGGTATATGCGGTTCTACGCCAAGCCCGAGGTAACTCAAACTGCTGGTTGCAATGACAGCTCCGCCAATGGTCAGTGTAGATTTGATGATCATCGGTGCAAGTGAATTGGGAATGATGTGTTTGAAAATGATCGTACGGTTGTTGTAACCGAGAGCACGTGCTGCCTCCACAAACTCAAAGGTGGATACATAAAGCACACTGGCCCGCATCGTTCGGGCATACGTTGGAATTGAACCCAGACTCAGGGCAATGATCAGATTAACCGTGTTGGCCCCAAAAGCTGCAATGATCGCGATGGCGAGCAGAATCCCTGGAATGGCGTACAAAATATCCAGAAGACGCATGATGATGTTATCCGTATGTCTCCCGTAGAAACCCGAGAAAGCACCCAGTACACCGCCAATCACAACCGGAATCACCGTGGACATCAAACCGACTATCAAGGAAATCCGTGCACCAAACACGATGCGGGAAAACAGACATCGGCCAAAATCATCCGTCCCCAAGGGATAAGCCAGGGAAGGCGGCTGAAGCAGGGCTGCATAATTGTTTTCCACCGCCATGCTGTAGTCGAACGTAAAGAAACTGCAGATGGAGATCGAGAACAGGAAGATGATAAAAAAGAGCCCGGACATCGCCGTCATATTCGGTGCAAGGCGCTCCCACAGGTCATTCCAAAAATTGGTTCCCTGTTTGCCCTGCCTGCGAATTCGGCGAAGGATCGAAATCCCCAGCAGCAGTGCGAAAATATTGCCCGTAATCACGCTAACAATCATCACTATGCCTACAGCTGTCATCCAGCGAGGCAGAGGAGAAGACGCATCATATCGGGATACGATGATGAGTACAACCAGATCCACAATCAGAATACATAATAGTACCGCCATAGAAGGCAGAAAGGTATCGGCCACATAAGGTTTAAACACATTCAACGCGGATACACCAATCACAAATAGCTGTGTCAGCAGTGTATATACGGCGAACGTATACTCAATACTTTTCTGCCGTCGAAGCAGATGGAAAGCGGCTGTTACGATAAAAATATTACCGGTAAAAGCAGCCAGCAGCTGCACCCAGGCCAGTCTGCGCGTCAGAACACTTACAGCTCCTTGCTGCATTAGATCCCGTCTGATTCGAATGACGAGCAGACTTTGCATGAGCGTAAAGAACAGATAGATGCCGGCCGCTGCGGCTGTCAAAGATTTGAACGCCTGCCCGGTCCAGTCATAACTGTTCAGCAGCAGTAACAAGGTCAGCAGAACCGAAGTGATCCATGCGAAGCTGGCTTGACTGTATTCGTGTGAAGACTTGAGCCGGAAACGCATTGTCTGCGTAAGGGAGCTTGATTTTGTCATAATACACCTGCTTTAATATTGTTTCATTTTGGAGCGGACCCTCGGATCGATAAACGCGTAAAACAGGTCAACCACAACATTCACGATAGAGATGGTGATTGCCGTATAGATTACTCCGCCCATAATACTCGGAATATCGGGAATAAATTGTTTATCCACAATGTAACTGCCCAGTCCGCTGATGTTAAACACCTTTTCGGTTACCGCTGCCCCGCCGAGCATGGCCCCGAATTGAAGCCCCACGACTGTAATAATAGGAATAAGGGCATTCCGCAGCGCATGTTTCAGCATGACTTGACGTTTACTTAAACCT harbors:
- a CDS encoding ABC transporter permease, whose amino-acid sequence is MTKSSSLTQTMRFRLKSSHEYSQASFAWITSVLLTLLLLLNSYDWTGQAFKSLTAAAAGIYLFFTLMQSLLVIRIRRDLMQQGAVSVLTRRLAWVQLLAAFTGNIFIVTAAFHLLRRQKSIEYTFAVYTLLTQLFVIGVSALNVFKPYVADTFLPSMAVLLCILIVDLVVLIIVSRYDASSPLPRWMTAVGIVMIVSVITGNIFALLLGISILRRIRRQGKQGTNFWNDLWERLAPNMTAMSGLFFIIFLFSISICSFFTFDYSMAVENNYAALLQPPSLAYPLGTDDFGRCLFSRIVFGARISLIVGLMSTVIPVVIGGVLGAFSGFYGRHTDNIIMRLLDILYAIPGILLAIAIIAAFGANTVNLIIALSLGSIPTYARTMRASVLYVSTFEFVEAARALGYNNRTIIFKHIIPNSLAPMIIKSTLTIGGAVIATSSLSYLGLGVEPHIPEWGNILKLGSTYLETHSYMAIYPGLAIILLVLSFNFLGDGLRDALDPKLEKA